In one Sphingomonas sanguinis genomic region, the following are encoded:
- a CDS encoding 4-hydroxyproline epimerase gives MTSPTIRHTFFCIDGHTAGNPVRLVAGGAPLLRGSSMAERRLDFLERFDWIRTGLCFEPRGHDMMSGGFLYPPCEPDSDAAILFIETSGCLPMCGHGTIGMITFGLENGLITPREPGKLKVEVPAGTIHIEYEKEGAKVTAVRIRNVPAYLAAEGIQIDVPGFGPLTLDVAYGGNYYAIVEPQGAYTGLDDLGASKLVELSRTIRELVREKFEPVHPLEPSIRGVSHVLWADKPSAEDADGRNAVFYGERAIDRSPCGTGTSARLAHLAAKGRLSVGDRFVHESYIRSRFIGRVEEATELGGQAAIVPSIQGSAIATGYNTIWIDREDPFWAGFTVV, from the coding sequence ATGACGTCACCCACGATCCGCCACACCTTTTTCTGCATCGACGGCCATACGGCGGGCAATCCCGTCCGGCTGGTGGCGGGCGGCGCGCCGCTGCTGCGCGGGTCCAGCATGGCCGAGCGGCGGCTGGATTTTCTGGAGCGGTTCGACTGGATTCGCACCGGCCTGTGCTTCGAGCCGCGCGGGCATGACATGATGTCGGGCGGCTTCCTCTATCCGCCGTGCGAGCCGGACAGCGACGCCGCGATCCTGTTCATCGAGACGAGCGGCTGCCTGCCCATGTGCGGGCATGGCACGATCGGCATGATCACCTTCGGCCTGGAAAACGGTCTGATCACCCCGCGGGAGCCGGGCAAGCTGAAGGTCGAGGTGCCCGCGGGCACCATCCATATCGAATATGAGAAGGAAGGGGCCAAGGTCACGGCGGTCCGTATCCGCAACGTGCCCGCCTATCTGGCGGCCGAGGGCATTCAGATCGACGTGCCGGGCTTCGGGCCGCTGACGCTGGATGTCGCCTATGGCGGCAATTACTACGCCATTGTCGAGCCGCAGGGGGCCTATACCGGACTGGACGATCTGGGCGCGTCGAAGCTGGTCGAGCTGAGCCGTACAATCCGCGAGCTGGTGCGCGAGAAGTTCGAGCCGGTGCACCCGCTCGAACCCTCGATCCGGGGGGTCAGCCATGTGCTGTGGGCCGACAAGCCCTCGGCGGAGGATGCGGACGGGCGCAACGCGGTCTTCTATGGCGAACGCGCGATCGATCGCAGCCCGTGCGGCACCGGCACTTCGGCGCGGCTCGCGCATCTGGCGGCGAAGGGGCGCTTGAGCGTCGGCGACCGCTTCGTGCATGAAAGCTATATCCGCAGCCGCTTCATCGGCCGGGTCGAGGAAGCGACCGAACTGGGCGGTCAGGCGGCGATCGTGCCGTCGATCCAGGGCTCGGCGATCGCCACCGGCTACAACACGATCTGGATCGATCGCGAGGACCCGTTCTGGGCGGGGTTCACCGTCGTCTGA
- a CDS encoding NAD(P)/FAD-dependent oxidoreductase codes for MPKPENHAQSSDHRSAIVVGGGVIGMTTALALQRAGWAVTLIEAEENPRAASWGNAGHIATEQAEPIASPAMVRGFAKRLFFRGGALALPPREIATWLPFSLRLLKAARPARYERSHQALAALLAQAMPAWERHVAALGAPDLLRPDGHVVLWETPESAARGLANWQAADTGTARFRPLTEAELQDWRTRVRAPIAGGIRFEGSGQIADPTRLAQTTTARFLADGGTRLIARVEAISDGEVCLTDHRRLTADQIVVTAGVASAALLRPFGLKAPIIAERGYHLQTGPDVDWPADLPPVVFEDRSMIVTRFAGGLRAASIVEFARAEAAPDPAKWNRLRHHIAALGLPIGEDAKLWMGARPTLPDYLPAIGRVRGTTGVSYAFGHNHLGLTLAPITSELVAEILKGNATAVPLQPFDLERFG; via the coding sequence ATGCCCAAGCCGGAAAATCACGCGCAATCATCAGATCATCGCAGCGCCATCGTCGTGGGTGGCGGCGTCATCGGCATGACCACCGCGCTGGCGCTGCAACGCGCCGGTTGGGCGGTCACGCTGATCGAGGCGGAGGAAAACCCTCGCGCCGCCTCCTGGGGCAATGCGGGCCATATCGCGACCGAACAGGCCGAGCCGATCGCCTCGCCCGCGATGGTGCGCGGTTTCGCCAAGCGGCTGTTCTTCCGCGGCGGCGCACTCGCCCTGCCCCCGCGCGAGATCGCGACCTGGCTGCCTTTCTCGCTCCGCCTGCTGAAGGCCGCCCGCCCCGCGCGCTATGAGCGTTCGCACCAGGCGCTGGCGGCATTGCTCGCCCAGGCGATGCCCGCCTGGGAGCGGCATGTCGCCGCCCTCGGTGCACCCGATCTGCTCCGCCCCGACGGCCATGTCGTCCTATGGGAAACGCCGGAGAGTGCCGCACGCGGTCTCGCCAACTGGCAGGCGGCGGACACCGGCACCGCGCGTTTCCGCCCGCTGACCGAGGCGGAGTTGCAGGACTGGCGCACCCGCGTCCGAGCGCCCATCGCGGGCGGCATCCGTTTCGAGGGCAGTGGCCAGATCGCCGACCCGACCCGCCTCGCCCAAACCACGACCGCTCGCTTCCTGGCGGACGGCGGCACCCGCCTTATCGCGCGCGTCGAGGCGATCAGCGACGGCGAGGTCTGCCTGACCGACCATCGCCGCCTGACCGCCGACCAGATCGTCGTGACGGCGGGCGTGGCGAGTGCCGCGCTGCTCCGCCCCTTCGGCCTGAAGGCCCCGATCATCGCCGAGCGCGGCTATCACCTCCAGACAGGCCCCGACGTCGACTGGCCCGCCGACCTGCCGCCGGTGGTGTTCGAGGACCGCTCGATGATCGTCACCCGCTTCGCAGGCGGCCTGCGCGCCGCCAGCATCGTCGAGTTCGCCCGTGCCGAAGCCGCCCCCGACCCCGCCAAGTGGAACCGCCTGCGCCACCACATCGCCGCGCTGGGCCTGCCGATCGGCGAGGACGCGAAGCTCTGGATGGGCGCACGGCCTACGTTGCCGGATTACCTGCCCGCGATCGGGCGGGTGCGGGGGACGACGGGTGTGTCCTATGCCTTCGGGCATAACCATCTCGGCTTGACGCTCGCGCCCATCACGAGCGAGTTGGTGGCGGAAATACTGAAGGGCAACGCGACGGCGGTGCCGTTGCAGCCCTTCGATTTGGAACGATTCGGATAA
- a CDS encoding chromosome segregation SMC family protein, whose protein sequence is MQIKRLRISGFKSFVDPADLVIEPGLTGVVGPNGCGKSNLLEALRWTMGENSARSMRGAGMEDVIFAGTATRPPRDFAEVTILAEREGDETEIVRRIERGAGSAYRIDGRDVRAKDVALLFADAATGAHSPALVSQNRIGAVIAAKPAERRAMLEEAAGIAGLHVRRRDAETKLRATETNLTRLDEAIADQDARIATLRRQARAAERYRLLSDQIRVAEARMIFARWRDAAEAAGAAKIEAEAAERRVTETTAAEREAAAAQEQAVARAAGTRAASLAARDTLSEAGHALSRTRDRRHGLQRRIEELAAARTRIDEDRAREDALAHDAAAAIRRLAEECEDLEARIAHAVQAMPRLDALLAEAETKNRNAEVALARALSAQAAEAAERRIAEAALAAARARHARAERDARAVASAIEALPDMAEQEAAREAAIATQAAAKVDADKARAALGWAEESELTATGERDSAEGARARAIAALAALEAEATTLTRATASKGGDRLLDEVQADPGFERALAAALGDELETPLVDWHGSPVAPDDPAAPVGTLRLGERIKAPPTLARRLSQIFLVEADSGQHLSVGQRLVTREGRLRRWDGYIGEGGGAAAAERMERRNRLAALEVERPAAEAAVQTATEARAAIEDRIARARAAAASARNLHATAEASLRDAQRAEDRAQAVIERLSAQRTDLATRAERIAAEMDEALAECDRAQATLAGLPDGTASAAETARLQQETQLARSAVALARSERTTLERSLTQTRDRLSAAMAEAQGWDQRAGQAAGRIAEMDDRAATLDRDAAALADQPSLLADEIARLATAHDTAKAEAERTQIEEADAERALRAIEAAHAETHALLSAAREARAGALARVENHELRRVELGRVSGERFACPAPVLPEKLAFDSASVGSPQTEAAAHDKLSADRERIGPVNLVAEQELADLEASGAASAAEREDLVQAVARLRSSIGLLNREGRQRLLEAFEAVNGHFQTLFATLFDGGSAHLALIDSDDPLEAGLEIMAQPPGKRLQSLTLLSGGEQALTAVALIFGLFLTNPAPICVLDEVDAPLDDANIDRFCGLLDRMTRETDTRYLIVTHNAVTMSRMHRLFGVTMIERGVSRLVSVDLQAAETLLAAE, encoded by the coding sequence GTGCAGATCAAGCGGCTTCGCATTTCGGGTTTCAAGAGCTTCGTCGATCCGGCCGATCTGGTCATCGAACCGGGGCTGACCGGCGTTGTCGGGCCCAATGGCTGCGGCAAGTCGAACCTGCTCGAAGCGCTGCGCTGGACGATGGGCGAGAACAGCGCGCGCTCGATGCGCGGCGCGGGCATGGAAGACGTGATCTTCGCGGGCACCGCCACCCGCCCGCCGCGCGACTTTGCCGAGGTCACGATCCTGGCGGAACGCGAGGGGGATGAGACAGAGATCGTCCGCCGGATCGAGCGCGGCGCCGGGTCCGCCTACCGGATCGACGGGCGCGACGTGCGCGCCAAGGACGTGGCGCTGCTCTTCGCCGACGCCGCGACCGGCGCGCATTCGCCAGCCCTTGTCAGCCAGAACCGGATCGGCGCGGTCATCGCCGCCAAGCCCGCCGAGCGCCGCGCGATGCTGGAGGAAGCGGCAGGGATCGCCGGGCTCCATGTCCGCCGCCGCGATGCCGAGACCAAGCTGCGCGCGACCGAGACGAACCTGACCCGGCTGGACGAGGCGATCGCCGACCAGGACGCCCGCATCGCGACGTTGCGGCGACAGGCGCGCGCGGCGGAGCGTTATCGCCTGCTCTCCGACCAGATCCGGGTGGCCGAGGCGCGGATGATCTTCGCCCGCTGGCGCGATGCGGCCGAGGCGGCGGGCGCGGCCAAGATCGAGGCGGAAGCGGCAGAGCGCCGCGTCACCGAAACCACCGCCGCCGAGCGCGAAGCCGCCGCTGCGCAGGAACAGGCGGTAGCGCGCGCCGCCGGGACCCGCGCCGCCTCGCTCGCCGCGCGCGATACGCTCAGCGAGGCGGGTCATGCCCTGTCTCGCACTCGCGATCGCCGCCATGGGCTGCAACGGCGAATCGAGGAACTGGCCGCCGCGCGCACCCGTATCGACGAGGACCGCGCGCGCGAGGATGCGCTGGCGCACGACGCGGCCGCCGCGATCCGGCGGCTGGCGGAGGAGTGCGAGGATTTGGAGGCGCGCATCGCCCATGCGGTGCAGGCCATGCCCCGGCTCGACGCGCTGCTGGCCGAGGCGGAGACGAAGAACCGCAATGCCGAGGTCGCGCTGGCCCGCGCACTGTCGGCCCAGGCGGCCGAGGCCGCCGAGCGCCGCATCGCGGAGGCCGCGCTGGCCGCCGCCCGCGCCCGCCATGCCCGTGCCGAACGCGATGCCCGCGCGGTCGCCTCCGCGATCGAGGCGCTGCCCGATATGGCCGAGCAGGAAGCGGCGCGTGAGGCGGCCATCGCGACCCAGGCCGCTGCCAAGGTCGATGCCGACAAGGCACGCGCGGCTTTGGGCTGGGCCGAGGAAAGCGAGTTGACCGCAACCGGCGAGCGGGATTCGGCCGAGGGCGCCCGCGCCCGCGCCATCGCCGCGCTGGCCGCGCTGGAGGCGGAGGCGACGACGCTGACCCGCGCGACCGCGAGCAAGGGCGGCGACCGGCTGCTCGACGAGGTGCAGGCCGACCCGGGGTTCGAACGCGCGCTGGCGGCCGCGCTGGGCGACGAACTGGAGACGCCGCTGGTCGACTGGCATGGCTCCCCCGTTGCGCCCGACGACCCCGCCGCGCCAGTCGGCACGCTAAGGCTGGGTGAGCGGATCAAGGCGCCGCCGACGCTTGCCCGGCGGCTGTCGCAGATTTTCCTGGTCGAGGCGGATTCGGGCCAGCATCTGAGCGTCGGGCAGCGGCTGGTCACGCGCGAGGGGCGGCTGCGGCGCTGGGACGGCTATATCGGCGAGGGCGGCGGCGCGGCGGCGGCCGAGCGGATGGAACGGCGCAACCGGCTCGCCGCGCTGGAGGTCGAACGTCCGGCGGCCGAGGCGGCGGTCCAGACCGCGACCGAGGCGCGCGCCGCGATCGAGGATCGGATCGCCCGCGCCCGCGCCGCTGCCGCCAGCGCGCGGAACCTCCATGCCACCGCCGAAGCATCCTTGCGCGATGCCCAGCGTGCCGAGGACCGGGCGCAGGCGGTGATCGAGCGGCTGTCCGCCCAGCGCACCGACCTTGCCACCCGCGCCGAGCGCATCGCCGCCGAGATGGACGAGGCGCTGGCCGAATGCGACCGCGCCCAGGCGACACTGGCCGGACTGCCCGACGGCACCGCCAGCGCGGCGGAGACGGCGCGGCTCCAGCAGGAGACGCAGCTGGCGCGCTCGGCGGTGGCGCTGGCCCGGTCGGAGCGGACGACGCTGGAACGCAGCCTGACCCAGACCCGCGACCGGCTGTCCGCCGCGATGGCCGAGGCGCAGGGCTGGGACCAGCGTGCGGGGCAGGCGGCGGGCCGGATCGCCGAGATGGACGACCGCGCCGCGACTCTCGACCGCGACGCCGCCGCCCTGGCCGACCAGCCCAGCCTGCTGGCCGACGAGATCGCCAGGCTCGCCACCGCGCATGACACCGCCAAGGCCGAGGCGGAGCGGACCCAGATCGAGGAAGCCGACGCCGAACGCGCGCTGCGTGCCATCGAGGCCGCGCATGCCGAAACCCATGCGCTGTTGTCCGCCGCGCGGGAGGCGCGCGCGGGGGCACTGGCGCGGGTCGAGAATCACGAACTGCGCCGGGTCGAACTGGGCCGCGTATCGGGCGAACGCTTCGCCTGCCCCGCGCCGGTGCTGCCCGAGAAACTGGCCTTCGACAGCGCCAGCGTCGGCTCGCCCCAGACCGAGGCCGCCGCACATGACAAGCTGTCCGCCGACCGCGAACGCATCGGCCCGGTCAATCTGGTCGCCGAACAGGAACTGGCCGATCTGGAGGCGAGCGGCGCCGCCAGTGCCGCCGAGCGTGAGGATCTGGTGCAGGCGGTGGCACGGCTGCGCAGCTCGATCGGGCTGCTCAACCGCGAGGGGCGGCAGCGGCTGCTGGAGGCGTTCGAGGCGGTGAACGGCCATTTCCAGACCTTGTTCGCGACGCTGTTCGACGGCGGCTCGGCGCATCTGGCACTGATCGATTCGGACGATCCGCTGGAGGCGGGGCTGGAGATCATGGCGCAGCCGCCCGGCAAGAGGCTCCAGTCGCTCACGCTATTGTCGGGGGGCGAACAGGCCCTGACGGCGGTGGCGCTAATCTTCGGCCTGTTCCTGACCAATCCGGCGCCGATCTGCGTGCTGGACGAAGTCGATGCGCCGCTCGACGACGCCAATATCGACCGGTTCTGCGGATTGCTCGACCGGATGACGCGCGAGACGGATACGCGCTACCTGATCGTGACGCACAATGCGGTGACGATGAGCCGGATGCACCGGCTGTTCGGCGTGACGATGATCGAACGCGGCGTCAGCCGGCTGGTGTCGGTGGATTTGCAGGCGGCGGAGACGTTGCTGGCGGCGGAGTGA
- a CDS encoding PhzF family phenazine biosynthesis protein, with product MRIPFTQVDAFADVAFGGNPAAVMMLSSWLDDATLLAIAQENNLSETAFLVPMDGGEADFELRWFTPGDEVEMCGHATLASGHVVLSSDTTRERVRFATRHAGVLEVAHDGLGYSLTLPERTPSPEALPGVVEALGVDGVVETLRHPAGYAVVVVDDAATVRACTPDFAALAEAGRYVVILTARGGEGEADVVSRVFVPAFAIDEDPVTGSAHAVLTPYWAQKLGRESFVAEQASARGGRLTCRLAGDRVILGGGCVTVIEGTFLLP from the coding sequence ATGCGTATTCCCTTTACCCAGGTCGACGCCTTTGCCGATGTCGCGTTCGGCGGCAATCCGGCGGCGGTGATGATGCTGTCGTCCTGGCTTGACGACGCCACGCTGCTGGCGATCGCGCAGGAGAACAACCTGTCAGAAACCGCCTTCCTGGTGCCGATGGACGGCGGTGAGGCGGATTTCGAGCTGCGCTGGTTCACGCCGGGCGACGAGGTGGAGATGTGCGGCCACGCCACGCTGGCGAGCGGGCATGTCGTGCTGTCGTCGGATACGACGCGCGAGCGCGTGCGGTTCGCGACGCGCCATGCCGGGGTACTGGAGGTCGCGCACGACGGGCTGGGCTACAGCCTGACGCTGCCGGAGCGTACGCCGTCGCCCGAGGCGTTGCCGGGGGTGGTCGAGGCGCTGGGCGTGGACGGCGTGGTCGAGACGCTGCGCCACCCGGCGGGTTACGCGGTGGTCGTGGTCGACGATGCGGCGACCGTGCGGGCTTGTACGCCGGACTTCGCGGCACTGGCCGAGGCGGGGCGGTATGTCGTGATCCTGACCGCGCGCGGCGGGGAGGGCGAGGCGGATGTGGTCAGCCGCGTCTTCGTGCCCGCCTTCGCGATCGACGAGGACCCGGTGACGGGATCAGCTCATGCGGTGCTGACCCCGTATTGGGCGCAGAAACTCGGGCGCGAGTCCTTCGTGGCGGAGCAGGCGAGCGCGCGGGGCGGGCGGTTGACCTGTCGGCTGGCGGGTGACCGGGTGATCCTGGGCGGCGGATGCGTCACGGTGATCGAGGGGACGTTCCTGCTGCCGTGA
- a CDS encoding cation diffusion facilitator family transporter → MALFLLALKGFAAWRTGSVAMLGSLADTALDLLASLVTLYGVRLAATPADHDHRFGHGKAEALAALFQVALITASAAGIAWRAVMALGADNPTSDAEFGIGVSVIAIAATVVLLAYQRSVIRRTGSVAILADNVHYQSDVMLNGSVIVAMVLDQYLGWHGADPIFGIAIALWLAWGAFQASSTAIDQLMDKEWSDDQRAAFLDVAARQPGLKGIHDFRTRRSGSHDFAQFHMEVDRDMTVAAAHDVVEGVERALRRAFPKVEVLIHLDPEGHVDTDNPLVEADVTPHWFGKRVGY, encoded by the coding sequence ATGGCGCTGTTCCTGCTGGCGCTGAAGGGGTTCGCCGCGTGGCGAACGGGCTCGGTCGCGATGCTGGGGTCGCTCGCCGACACCGCGCTCGACCTGCTGGCCAGCCTGGTGACGCTGTACGGCGTGCGGCTGGCGGCGACCCCGGCCGACCACGACCACCGTTTCGGCCATGGCAAGGCGGAGGCGCTGGCGGCGCTGTTCCAGGTCGCGCTGATCACCGCCTCGGCGGCGGGCATCGCCTGGCGCGCGGTTATGGCGCTGGGCGCGGACAATCCGACCAGCGACGCCGAGTTCGGCATCGGCGTATCGGTGATCGCGATCGCCGCGACCGTCGTTCTGCTGGCCTATCAGCGCAGCGTCATCCGTCGCACCGGATCGGTCGCGATCCTGGCGGACAATGTCCATTATCAGTCGGACGTGATGCTCAACGGATCGGTCATCGTCGCGATGGTGCTCGACCAGTATCTCGGCTGGCACGGCGCGGACCCGATCTTCGGCATCGCCATCGCGCTGTGGCTGGCCTGGGGCGCGTTCCAGGCATCCTCGACCGCGATTGACCAGTTGATGGACAAGGAATGGTCCGACGATCAGCGCGCCGCCTTTCTCGACGTCGCCGCGCGCCAGCCGGGGCTGAAGGGCATTCACGACTTCCGCACCCGTCGTTCGGGCAGCCACGACTTCGCGCAATTCCATATGGAGGTCGACCGCGACATGACGGTCGCCGCCGCGCATGACGTGGTTGAGGGCGTAGAGCGCGCGCTGCGCCGCGCCTTCCCCAAGGTCGAGGTGCTGATCCATCTCGACCCCGAAGGCCATGTCGACACCGACAATCCGCTGGTCGAGGCGGATGTGACCCCGCACTGGTTCGGCAAGCGCGTCGGATATTGA
- the pdxH gene encoding pyridoxamine 5'-phosphate oxidase has protein sequence MADDPFALFETWFAEARASEINDSNAMALATVDASGQPSVRMVLLKGHDPSGFVFYTNRESRKAQDLGEGSKAALLFHWKSLRRQIRIEGPVSRVDDAESDAYFASRGRDSQLGAWASDQSRPLADRETFEARFEEMRARFEGGDVPRPPHWGGYRVTPQRIEFWLDREHRLHERRVFTRTGEQGWDEGLLFP, from the coding sequence ATGGCTGACGATCCCTTTGCCCTGTTCGAGACCTGGTTTGCCGAGGCGCGTGCGAGCGAAATCAACGATTCCAACGCGATGGCGCTGGCGACGGTCGATGCGAGTGGCCAACCCTCGGTTCGCATGGTCCTGCTGAAGGGGCATGATCCCTCCGGATTCGTGTTCTACACCAATCGCGAGAGTCGCAAGGCGCAGGATCTGGGCGAGGGCAGCAAGGCCGCTTTGCTGTTTCACTGGAAGTCGCTGCGCCGCCAGATCCGCATCGAGGGGCCAGTCTCCCGCGTCGATGATGCCGAGTCGGACGCCTATTTCGCCAGCCGGGGCCGCGACTCCCAGCTGGGCGCCTGGGCTTCGGACCAGTCGCGTCCGCTCGCCGATCGCGAGACGTTCGAGGCGCGGTTCGAGGAGATGCGCGCCCGCTTCGAGGGCGGCGACGTGCCGCGCCCGCCGCATTGGGGCGGATACCGCGTCACCCCGCAGCGGATCGAGTTCTGGCTCGACCGCGAACACCGGCTGCATGAGCGCCGTGTCTTCACCCGCACCGGCGAACAGGGCTGGGACGAAGGATTGCTGTTTCCGTGA
- the ku gene encoding non-homologous end joining protein Ku, which yields MPARAYWQGQIRLALVSIPVELYPATKSGATIQFKQIHEPSGKPIHYEKVVNDIGPVDTDEIVKGYQVAKGDYVLLDQDEIDAVKLESKKTLELTRFVDAGEINVLYYERPYFVVPADDLAEEAFIVLREALKRTGKVGLGQLALRGREYIVSLRPCGRGLILETLRYADEVNKAQAYFSDIGDAKPDAELLDLAEALIEKKSGPFDPKQFHDHYVEALHRLIERKRKAKGKKVIEDEDDATPKSRGNVADLMAALKQSMETGETRSRSRKAPAKTTRKTPVKKTTRKTPARKHG from the coding sequence ATGCCCGCACGCGCTTACTGGCAGGGTCAGATTCGCCTCGCGCTGGTGTCGATCCCGGTCGAGCTCTATCCGGCGACAAAAAGCGGCGCGACGATCCAGTTCAAGCAGATCCATGAACCCAGCGGCAAGCCGATTCACTACGAGAAGGTCGTCAACGACATCGGCCCGGTCGACACCGACGAGATCGTGAAGGGCTATCAGGTCGCCAAGGGGGATTATGTCCTGCTCGATCAGGACGAGATCGACGCGGTCAAGCTGGAGTCGAAGAAGACGCTGGAACTGACCCGCTTCGTCGACGCGGGCGAGATCAACGTCCTCTATTATGAACGCCCCTATTTCGTGGTGCCCGCCGACGATCTGGCCGAGGAAGCCTTTATCGTCCTGCGCGAGGCGTTGAAGCGGACGGGCAAGGTCGGGCTGGGCCAATTGGCGCTGCGGGGGCGCGAATATATCGTCAGCCTGCGGCCGTGCGGGCGGGGGCTGATCCTGGAGACGCTGCGCTACGCCGATGAGGTGAACAAGGCGCAAGCCTATTTCAGCGACATCGGCGATGCCAAGCCCGACGCCGAATTGCTCGATCTGGCCGAGGCGCTGATCGAGAAGAAGTCCGGCCCCTTCGACCCCAAGCAATTCCACGACCATTATGTCGAGGCTCTGCACCGCCTGATCGAACGCAAGCGCAAGGCCAAGGGCAAGAAGGTCATCGAGGACGAGGATGACGCAACGCCCAAGTCGCGCGGCAATGTCGCCGACCTGATGGCGGCACTCAAACAGTCGATGGAGACGGGCGAGACGCGCAGCCGATCCCGCAAGGCCCCGGCCAAGACCACCCGCAAGACGCCCGTGAAGAAGACCACCCGCAAAACCCCGGCGCGCAAACATGGCTGA